One Verrucomicrobiia bacterium genomic window, ACCCCGTCAGCGGCGACGTTATCACCTGGCCGGATACGAATCGTTTCCCCGACGGCTAAATCGCTGGCGGCCACTTCCTCCTCGCCTTGCGGGGTAATGCGGCGAGCCTTGGTGGGGGTGAGTTTGATAAGGGACTCGATAGAGGCGCGGGCGCCTTCGGCGGTGCGGGTTTCGATGATTTCGCCCATGAGCATGAAGAAGGCAACGACGCCGGCGGTTTTATAATCGCTGGTAGCAAAGGCGGCGAGCACCGCGATGGCGACCAGTTCATTGATGCTCAGGACGCCGCGATAGATGTCCTTTATGGCGGTGGCGATGATGGGGTAGCCAAGAATAATGGCGCCCAGAAAGGCGCTGGCGCTGGCGATGTTATGGCCCTCTTGGAAGAACCAATCCACGATAAAGGCATTGGTGATAAACACCACGCCAACCAAGGTCTGCCAAAGGCGGACGGGGGCATGTTCGTGGTCATGGCCGCAAACCGAGCAGGACTCGTCGTGGTCATGTTCGTGGTGGCTCAACAAGGATGTAACTTGCATGGGATTTAATCGGTTTTGGGCTTGGGCATTTCGCGATTCATCAGCAGCCGGACCTCCTTGGGATTGCCGGGGGCGCCCTCGGAAACGAGGATTTTATCCTGCGCATTAGTGAGGACACGCGCGAGGGTTTCCATCAGGCGTTGCTGCGTGAAGAGAACAGGGTTTGCGCGAAATTTGGGCAAAATCTCATTGAACCGGTCGGCCTGGCTGCTGACATCATTGACGAGGCGGACGCGGTCGGCGTCGGCGGAATTGACGATAGATTGGGCATCGGCGCTGGCGCGATTGGTCACCTGGTTTTCATAACTGCGGGCGCTATTGAGGGTTTTGCCTCGAGCGATCTCGGCATCCAGCACGCTTTTGAAAGCGTCCTGCAACTGGCGCGGAGGACGGCTTTTGACGGTGCAGTCTTCGACGACGATGCCGAGTTTTTCATCTTCAACCGATTGGGCGATGCGTTTGCGGACGGCTTCTTTAAACCCGGCGACGTCCCGGGTGAGGATGTCATCGACATTGAATTGAGCGGCGGAGTAGATGAGGGCGTTATCCAGGGCAGTTTGGACAGCATTGGAGGCGTTGGCGAAATTGAAAATGTAACTGATGGGGTCGGAGATATGGTAGGTGAGGGTGGCGCTGGAGTGGATGATATTTTTGTCGGCGGTCAAGACGTAGCCATCGACGAGGGGATTAATAGGCTGGGAGACCGGGAGGGAGTATTGGTCAGCGCCGCTGGCGACCTCTTCAGGGGTAATATGGTACCAGCCGATGGTGGTGGTTGTTTGCTGGACGGCGGTGATGGGGACCTTGAGGTATTCGTCGACGGGGTAGGGAAAGGACCAGTGCAAGCCGGGTCCCAGGAGGGCCTTCTCGCCTTCGCCGAGCGGTTTGCCCAGGCGCACGATGATGGCGCGTTCCTGAGGCTGGACGGTGAAGAAGCCGGAGGCCAGAAAGAGGCAGACCAGCAGGACCATGACGAACTTGACGACGCCAAAGCTGCTGCGCAGGGCCTCGGCCAGGGCCTGGGAACTGGCGTCCACCGGTGTTTCCGGGAGGCGGTGTTCGTCGGGAGGAAGTAATTGCTCGGGCATAGAACTTACCTGGTCAAGAGATTGGTCGAGACGCCGGAGAACAGGTCGAAGGGCGGGGTATGCTGGTCGAAGATGAGGATCGAGCGGTCCTTGAGGGAGCCTTCGAGGGCATTGAGACGGAAAATGAAGTTGGCCAGTTCGGGGTTCTGCTGGAAAACGTGCAGCGATTTGGCGGCTTCGGCTTCGCCGCGTCCGCGAATCTCGGTGGCCTGGCTTTCAGCGGTAGCCAGGACCTCGGAGGCCTTGCGGTCAGCCTCAGAGCGGATTTTCTGCGCATCGGCTTCGCCTTCGTACTGGAG contains:
- a CDS encoding protease modulator HflK; its protein translation is MPEQLLPPDEHRLPETPVDASSQALAEALRSSFGVVKFVMVLLVCLFLASGFFTVQPQERAIIVRLGKPLGEGEKALLGPGLHWSFPYPVDEYLKVPITAVQQTTTTIGWYHITPEEVASGADQYSLPVSQPINPLVDGYVLTADKNIIHSSATLTYHISDPISYIFNFANASNAVQTALDNALIYSAAQFNVDDILTRDVAGFKEAVRKRIAQSVEDEKLGIVVEDCTVKSRPPRQLQDAFKSVLDAEIARGKTLNSARSYENQVTNRASADAQSIVNSADADRVRLVNDVSSQADRFNEILPKFRANPVLFTQQRLMETLARVLTNAQDKILVSEGAPGNPKEVRLLMNREMPKPKTD